CCACATAACCATGTACATTGTCCTCCCATTGAAAGTCTGCTGTTATTGTAAGTTCAACCCTCAACACGGTGCGAGTGATGGGTTGAACATGTGCTGCTAGGTTTAGCTTTGGGAATTGGTGGATGAACTTGTACAGTGTTCTGCCCATCTTGGGAAATCGGATGAGTTCACCAATCTCCTGTGGTTTAAGGTCATAATACCTTTCCCAGGACAAATCCTTCTTCTCCAACTTCATCAGAATTTCATTCGGGATCCCATGGAATTGGCGAAGGGGAGTCTGGACACTCCACATTCTCTTATTAACCATTTTACACAAGTTCAGAGCCTTCTCAGCTAACTGGGCCCATCCTCTTTTCAAGACAATCTCAAAGAGAGCTCGCATAAGACGGCCAGCACTCtacaagagaaacaaaaaaaaaagaataaaaattgtatgcaaatccaaaatctaactgtaaaaaataaaaaggaagaagaagaagaagaacgaaACTGAAAAGCCAATTACATGAACACAAACCTGAGTTATGAACACCATGTCAGATGTCAATGAAAGCCCTTCAAGCTTTAGCTGAGAAATATATGCTTGCAGCAAAACATTAATTTTGGCACTAGGCTCCTCCAGGCTTTCCTTGATTGGAATTGGAACACGGTCCAAAAGCTTCGccaattccatcttctcatctTGTCTAACTGTAACATATTTAAATTCTTCACTAAGTGAGAATAGACGACACAGCTCAATATCTCCCATTGTTGGCTTCAAATGCTCGTTATATGTGGATATTGTTCCATGAGTAATATAGTAGTAGCTAGCAATACGACCCAAGTCAGTCCCCTGAAAATATCCACTCTTCCTGTCATACTtgaccaaattatttttatccaggATAGCAGCAGCAGAATGTATCTGCAAAGAGAACAAACATCCATTAAacttttgaaaaatgatttggAACATTACTTTTAGCAGATTAAATAAGGTAACGTGACAGTTTATATTAAGAAACAGCATAGACATATGCCAATACATGCAATGAAAATTAACTACGAAGACAACAATAAGAGGTGGAAAGAATTGCATGACAACTATATTGGAAGACTAGACAGATGGAATTTGAACACGGAAAGTGGGAACAGAGAAAGACAATCACACTATAGTTTATTCAAAACAAGGACATGCTTGAAACCATAACTCTTTCATGGCCATAGGAGTTATAAATAGAGGCTTAATTGTTGGTAGTGTTTCACATCATCTTTGGTGCGCGTGCACACAGTTTCTGATTGGAAACACTATCCTCTTCCAGTCATTTTATAAGCAAGCTTATGAAATAGTGTTGGATGCGCTAATTTCTGGACCACTATACCATGACTTGATATGGTTTCTGATAGGACATGATGCCAGTAGTTTTTATGTTATAGAAATGCATAATCTCCATAACACATCTTCACATGTTCAGACAAAGTTGAGTTACTAATTATATATGATAACCTATCCCCACTCTACTATTGATATCGTGGGCTTAAGAAAACAACAGTGGTTCAAGAAACTAAAGAACaattgaagaaaatgagaaacatATCAAATTTGCTCTCCACTACCCAAAGACAAAAGGCACAAAAAAGGCCAAATAAACAAACGTGACCAACACATGTAACTCATGTCAACAAGAAATGGCAAATAAAGAAGCCCATTTATTACAAAAACTAGATGAAAGAGCTAGATACTTACCAGATCAGCTCTCCTCTCCTCCAATGTAATATCTCTTGTAAGAACATCTGGTGCTAGGCCATAGAGTGTAGGGTTCCGCAACATTCGTATGTACAAGTATGTATAGCCAAGCCAATGGCAAGCTTCCCTAGCATTCTGAACCGTTCCTAGAACAATTTCTGCATTCAACTGATCAGCCAGCTTGGATATGAACTGACTTTCAATGGGAAGTTGTTGATTCATTAAAGAGAGATAGTACTGCAGCTCACTATGGCCAGTTATGATAATCCCTTCCCCATAAGAATCATACTGAGGCCTTCCTGCACGACCCAACATCTGCATAACATCTAGTGGGCTTAGTTCAGTCCATGCTCCTTTTTCTGGATTGTAAATCTGAGTCCCTTTGATAATCACAGTGTGAGCAGGCAAGTTAACACCCCAAGCAAGAGTTGCAGTAGAAACCAATACTTGCACGTGCCCATCAGCAAAGAGGTCCTCAACAAGTTGGCGATCGCCTCTTGTCATCCCAGCATGATGAACAGCAAAACCATAGGGCAGAAGATCTTTGAGATCATTGCTTTTCACCAATTCTGTGTGAGTTTGGAGAATCTCACGACTTGCACTGTCCTCCCTCAAGAATCTACTTAGAGTATCATTAGCAAGTGCAGTATCCCTTATTGCTCGAGCTGTTTTGGCTGTTTCCTTCCTTGAGTGGACAAAGATAAGAACTTGATGCTTTCCTGCTACATCCATTACCTTCTCATAACAGATATCATTCATCAACTGAAACCTCTGCAGTGGCTTCTTTATATTGATTCCAATATACTGTTGAGACAGAGGAACTGGCCGATAGCTATTATCAAAATGGAAGAGCCCCTTATCCAGATCAACCCTTAGAAACAATGCCACATCCTCAAAATTAGGAAGTGTAGCTGACAACCCCACCAATCGGATATGTTCCTTGGTGGTTTCAATTTGCCTGACAGTTCTGGCAACAATACTCTCAAGCACAGGTCCTCTGTTATCATGAAGAAGATGAATCTCATCAATAATCAGTAGTTTCACCAGCTGAGTATAGGTGCGATCGCCAGATTTTCTGGTGATAATGTCCCACTTTTCAGGGGTTGTCACAATTATTTGAGTTTCCTCAATTTGTTGGCGGGTCAGTGATTGGTCTCCACTTAGTTCCTTCACCTGGACACCATACTCCTGAAGACGATTGGACAAATTACCCACAACTTCAGCCACAAGGGCTTTCATCGGAGCCACATAGACTATcttataattgttattgttgaatgaACCATCTGGATTCCTATTCAAAGCAATTTGCTGAAGTATAGTGAGGACTGCAACATTGGTTTTTCCTGCTCCAGTAGGGGCACACAGGAGTACATTATCTGCCTTGAAAAGGGCAGTCTCATAGACTTTACTCTGCACCCTGTTCAACTGTTGCATCCCTTTAAAAGCTGGTTGAGCCCAGTCTGGCATTTCCGATATTTTGACAAACCTCTCGTCAGGAGGTATCGGCTTTTGCTTCAATGCTGGTACATGAACTTCTTCATAACCCTTTTTCTGATGTTTAAAGGAACCAACAGGAAGATCACACTTTTTATTTGCCATCAAAAGGCCACCCTGTTCAAAAGCAATGCTGTCCAAGTCAAGCATCTGGGGCTGGCCTTTCACCCAACCACTTTCTGCATCTCTATCAACAAGTCCCCTCCTATCCCTATCTCCATCTCCACCAGTCTCATCCTTCAGCCGGCGAGCCTCTTCTCTTATACTCTTCTCCAAGTTCTTTTGCCTCTCCTTAGCAGTTGCCCTTGTGGCGTGCAGTTGCTCCAAGATTCCTGCCAAATCAGGACCTAAACTCATCATTTCCTCCTCAATCTGCTTCCTCTCCTCCTGGTCCTTGGCCCTAGCTAAACGTGTACACCAGACAATCTTCAGCCTATTCCGCAAAAGAAACTTAATGAGGCTGAACTTATCGAACTGGAGATGGACCAGCAACTTTGTTTCGACTTCTCGGTCATCTCCCTCAGCAAGTATCTTAAGCACTTCTTCAGCTAGCTTCTGGCACTGTTGTGGGTCAATCTGCTGTTCATAAGCTAGTGAAATCTTCCTTTGGAGCCAGTAAGCATCAATATCCTGAACATTAAGGTTCAATCCCTCATTTGCCTCCcccatttcatcatcatcaatccCGCCACCCATTTGCATAGCCCCAGAACCACCTGGTTCCACCACatcatcttcctcttcttcctcctctgGCACCATATCCAGATCACTATCCTCTTCCTCATCTTCATTATCTTCATCAAACTCAACAGCAACACCCACACCATCATCAAGGGCATCATCGCCATTAGCAACAGTGCCCCCAGCACCATCACCCGCATCTTGGTAGTCAGTGATGAGCCTACCAATCGAAACAACCTGTTCAAACATATTGTTGGGAATAGGATTCAACAACTTCTCAATCTCCTTCCTCTTGTCCTGGGTCCTAACAGACTCATTCTTGAGAACAGCCAAAATCTCATCAGCGGCAGCACTGACAATATTAAGAGGCTGACCACCCAATTGCTGCTGAATTACACTGAGCATAGCCTCATAGGCAGCTCTAGTTTCCTTGGTCTTGGGCTGGTAAACTCCCTCCTCAGTAGAAGTGAGAACACTCTCCTCTCTAAGGCGCCGTCTCTTAGCCTGACGAGTAGGACCAGCTTCAGAAACAGCATCccgctccttcttcttcctcttagCCTTGTTAATCTTCTCATCTAACTCAGCAGGTCTCCCTCTATAAGCACGGTCACCAAAACTTCTAGGGTCAATCCTGCCCCAGAGAGTCTCAGGTTCACCAGTAGGCTCATGAGTATCACGTGGGCGAGAATCAGTAGTAAGCACCAGACTAGAATTGGCTCTATACTCATATTGCTTGAATCGAGCGTGTGCCTCAGCACCACCACCCAGATGCGCCATTACTGAATCTCCAAATCAAACCCTAATTTCAACAAAACGGAATAGCAATCAGAAACCAAAACCCGATTCAAAAATTTAAGGATGATAGACCCTAACCAAACAGACACCTCGTATAGTCTCGCTtactaaaccctaaccctaactaGGATGGATGGGTAAAGTTACGCATTAAGAAATATTAAGCCTGAGTTCAACGAAACCCTAATTAGGTATAACTGATTAGAATCGAAAGTCAAAATGAAAAGGGGATAGAAATGCTTACAGTAGCGGCTCGGCTCTTCTGATTTTCCTGGAGTCGCTGCAGCTGTTAGTTCAGTAGTGCTACACTGTGTTTTGAGAAGGAGGGAGGCTGTTCCtttctattaaattaaaactacaAAAATGCAAAGACCACGGAACGGCACCGTTCTTATGAATCCCCATAGGCTATGTCCGTGTGGGCTCTTCGGCCTTTTGCAATTTCTCcgattttactttttaacttGCCCATTACTTGCGCAGAGGTTTAGAGAAGAGAATTTAATTCGAACCGATGAATATTAATGTGACTTGATTTGAAAATGagggtattttttaaataattattttatttaatgaaaaataagtaaaatataaatattttcaaaactaacTTGAAATCTATTTAAACGTAactagaaatatatatttatattatataaatatatttgtagaatatttagatttttttaattcaatataatacatgtatatctcatatatatatatatatatatatatgttattttttattaataataaataataattgaataataaatattcatataaatacctgaaactcaataaataatttataaatatctaaattttttattctataggTGATAAGtaaagtgtatatatataaaaatatgattcatGGATACTCGTTACCATCCCTAGAGATTgcatatttattcaattttaaatacatgtttatttatctaataaataataaataaaatataaatataaaaaaatatgactcGCGATGCTTGTTATTACCCCTAAAGATTgcatatttattcaattttcaATACATGAGTTTATTTGTCCAATAAGtaataaataaagtataaataccaaaaaaaaaaaaaaattatgactcaCATATGCTGTGTGCCCATTGTCACCCCCTAAGATTgcatatttattcaattttaaatacATGTATTTATTTGTCTGTATGAATGCcgagcaaatatttttttattaaactttttgaAGAGTGATTGTATTAGCATTAGGTAAAGAAAACCAGCATGACTCCTGTATTTCTTATATACAAATACAATTCTATATACTGTATTTGTTGGGTAATATATTAATCTTTAACGTAAATATATAAAGGGAGAACagtataaacaaaattatttagatttatataCAGTGTGTCCTATAGTAaggatattattattaacattaacattagCAAATAAACTACAGCATTTGGGGCTTTATCGTAGCCCCTCTTATTTTGTCTTCGagattattacttttttatagtttggtcattgctttttaatttcatacttccgaattttattttcattgtttatgtattaatatatatttctatttatattcCCCTGAATTTCTGGTATGTCATATAGTATTTTCATCTTAacctaaaaatctattttacaaaatataatttaaatttgttgtcgaaaattaaaaaaacaagaccaCAATTGACATTGGTAAAACAAAACTCTATACcttgttgttttatatttttacattttaaattttgttaagtTGCCGTCTCTTGGATGTTGAGAAAGGAAAGCGAAAATAATtgagaaacaataataaaagaaaaaatgattggtCGATTGATATTTTGACCATTAGAATTATTGAACTTGATGTGAATAGATTCGTTCTAAAGAAGGTAATTTATTGGAGGTGATTTCTCACTTTAAACATACAAGGAAAAGTAgaacttattaatttatttttaatttagtttgtttttaggttttaaaaagTGATTAGAGAAtctttaaaatgtattttattgaggattgtagaatttttttaaggtgtttttaaacaaaaacaagtttaaaaataGGTTTTGATAGTTCCACTACTCAAATTCTgatttttctattataaaaaattataaaagttgaTAAGATGTTATTTGCCATGTTAGTCTGTAATAACAATAGaacaaattacataaaaaaaacatatagaaatgTGTGTCTAAtcttttaattagttttgcatttcaaaagtatttttaaataaatttaaatttttttttattttaaattaatatttttttagtatttttagattattttgatgcgctaattttaaaaataattttttaaaaaataaataaatattattttgatacatttccgagtaaaaaatattttaaaaaacaatcacaatcacactctcaaacatgTTTATTATCATTCATGCTTGACCTTTTTCTTATAAGCCAGCATAACAACACCAcctaacctttaaaaaaaaacatttattttttaattaatatatgcctttgaattttaaaattttttcgtttaactttttttaaaagtattaatggatgatcttttagatttttttctataatttcataatacttcaaagatattattttaatttaattttaatttttttccattttaaattttggatagataaattgtatttgtatgttttatttataagaatGGAAATTATATGTACTTAATGATTACAATTaacttaacaaataaataaaataaaacgtataaaataaaaaggatggcCAAGATAATACATGTGCATGTGCTTCTCACCAAGAAGATCAACTTTCAACTTCGTTCTTTGATCAATGGTAACGacttttgtttgatttctcaattcttatatttttcaatctattttattaaacataaaaaatcatttttttcccatttcttaattaaaaaatttacggTGCCATAAAATGGATCCATAATATCACTgccttctttgtttttattaaaaatgttacaAGAAAATCTAAGTGGATAGAAGATAGAATCTAGtgacaattcaaattaaatgttTGTTTAGTTATAACCATAAGAAATAAGCTTGtagaaactataaaaataaaatcaaaataagactTTAACTAGCATGCTTGAACAAAACTACATAAACAGTTTAAATGTTaacatgattattaaaaaacacttatttACTGAAGCTGAAGCTGAAtctgattaaaataaaaaatttgttattaataattatcaattttatatcctTAAAGTTTTATTACCCATCACTTATTATGAAGGAATCAGATACAATTAATTTCTTAGAATTACTACAACTACACTTTTCaaggatatattttatttaaaagtctACAAACTAAAggaataatgaaatttaaaaaagaacaaaggaaAAAAGGCAAGAGTAACTAGTAAAGAAGCTAGGAAAAAACAATAGAGAAAAAAAGCTAGAGAGCTAATACAAGGTGTGTAGAACATCtccaattcaatttctttttaccCTGATTTTTGAAACCAAAACTAAAGCAGAATTAATTCTagttattacaaaaaataactcTCATCATCCTGCTTTAATTACCtgctataaaaacaaaattaacctaatatttttttactttaaaatacgATGTTctatgtataaataaaattgtttgtGTTAAAAGAAGATGATTGTCTAAACTCTTTATTCAtgggataaataaa
The sequence above is drawn from the Populus alba chromosome 15, ASM523922v2, whole genome shotgun sequence genome and encodes:
- the LOC118057558 gene encoding DExH-box ATP-dependent RNA helicase DExH12 encodes the protein MAHLGGGAEAHARFKQYEYRANSSLVLTTDSRPRDTHEPTGEPETLWGRIDPRSFGDRAYRGRPAELDEKINKAKRKKKERDAVSEAGPTRQAKRRRLREESVLTSTEEGVYQPKTKETRAAYEAMLSVIQQQLGGQPLNIVSAAADEILAVLKNESVRTQDKRKEIEKLLNPIPNNMFEQVVSIGRLITDYQDAGDGAGGTVANGDDALDDGVGVAVEFDEDNEDEEEDSDLDMVPEEEEEEDDVVEPGGSGAMQMGGGIDDDEMGEANEGLNLNVQDIDAYWLQRKISLAYEQQIDPQQCQKLAEEVLKILAEGDDREVETKLLVHLQFDKFSLIKFLLRNRLKIVWCTRLARAKDQEERKQIEEEMMSLGPDLAGILEQLHATRATAKERQKNLEKSIREEARRLKDETGGDGDRDRRGLVDRDAESGWVKGQPQMLDLDSIAFEQGGLLMANKKCDLPVGSFKHQKKGYEEVHVPALKQKPIPPDERFVKISEMPDWAQPAFKGMQQLNRVQSKVYETALFKADNVLLCAPTGAGKTNVAVLTILQQIALNRNPDGSFNNNNYKIVYVAPMKALVAEVVGNLSNRLQEYGVQVKELSGDQSLTRQQIEETQIIVTTPEKWDIITRKSGDRTYTQLVKLLIIDEIHLLHDNRGPVLESIVARTVRQIETTKEHIRLVGLSATLPNFEDVALFLRVDLDKGLFHFDNSYRPVPLSQQYIGINIKKPLQRFQLMNDICYEKVMDVAGKHQVLIFVHSRKETAKTARAIRDTALANDTLSRFLREDSASREILQTHTELVKSNDLKDLLPYGFAVHHAGMTRGDRQLVEDLFADGHVQVLVSTATLAWGVNLPAHTVIIKGTQIYNPEKGAWTELSPLDVMQMLGRAGRPQYDSYGEGIIITGHSELQYYLSLMNQQLPIESQFISKLADQLNAEIVLGTVQNAREACHWLGYTYLYIRMLRNPTLYGLAPDVLTRDITLEERRADLIHSAAAILDKNNLVKYDRKSGYFQGTDLGRIASYYYITHGTISTYNEHLKPTMGDIELCRLFSLSEEFKYVTVRQDEKMELAKLLDRVPIPIKESLEEPSAKINVLLQAYISQLKLEGLSLTSDMVFITQSAGRLMRALFEIVLKRGWAQLAEKALNLCKMVNKRMWSVQTPLRQFHGIPNEILMKLEKKDLSWERYYDLKPQEIGELIRFPKMGRTLYKFIHQFPKLNLAAHVQPITRTVLRVELTITADFQWEDNVHGYVEPFWVIVEDNDGDYILHHEYFMLKKQYVDEHQVVDLTLNFTVPIYEPLPPQYFIRVVSDKWLGSQTVLPVSFRHLILPEKYPPPTELLDLQPLPVTALRNPSYEALYQDFKHFNPVQTQVFTVLYNTDDNVLVAAPTGSGKTICAEFAVLRNHQKGPESVMRAVYIAPLEAIARERYRDWERKFGRGLGMRVVELTGETATDLKLLEKGQIIISTPEKWDALSRRWKQRKYVQQVSLFIIDELHLIGGQGGPVLEVIVSRMRYIASQIENKIRIVALSSSLANAKDLGEWIGATSHGLFNFPPGVRPVPLEIHIQGVDIANFEARMQAMTKPTYTSIVQHAKNGKPAIVFVPTRKHVRLAAVDLMTYSSMDGGEKPPFLLRSIEELEPFIGKIQEEMLRATLHHGVGYLHEGLSSLDQEVVSQLFEAGWIQVCVMSSSMCWGVPLSAHLVVVMGTQYYDGQENAHTDYPVTDLLQMMGHASRPLLDNSGKCVIFCHAPRKEYYKKFLYEAFPVESHLHHFLHDNFNAEIVAGVIENKQDAVDYLTWTFMYRRLTQNPNYYNLQGVSHRHLSDHLSELVENTLTDLERSKCAAIEEDMDLSPLNLGMIASYYYISYTTIERFSSSLTPKTKMKGLLEILSSASEYAQLPIRPGEEEVLRRLINHQRFSFENPRYADPHVKANVLLQAHFSRQSVGGNLALDQREVLLSGSRLLQAMVDVISSNGWLSLALLAMEVSQMVTQGMWERDSMLLQLPHFTKDMAKKCQENPGKSIETVFDLVEMEDDERRELLQMSDSQLLDIVRFCNRFPNIDMSYEVMDGDNVRAGEDITLLVTLERDLEGRTEVGPVDSPRYPKAKEEGWWLVVGDTKSNQLLAIKRVSLQRKSKVKLEFAAPADTGRKSYTLYFMCDSYLGCDQEYNFSVDVGEAAGPDDDSGRE